A window of Hippea jasoniae contains these coding sequences:
- a CDS encoding NAD-glutamate dehydrogenase domain-containing protein, with translation MEISREKYAEVVSFLKDQLLKKGLVKDAVDVFINSSLKYSKVESFLEKFTLDSLRDIIAESIDFILVRQNKVKLDIQPKQIGEKKYTQVKLLCDNNPFVVDSITSIINNLNEFYIEFSLQPIFVVGRDENGKLTQIESPHESGNKELYLYFLLDAISDIQQDKLKADILNAVEESFLAVEDFENMEKRVKDIARKLNDPIYLKKISEKETEDIKEFLIWLLDGNFIFLGIRSYNLYHENDDIFIELDKNSCFGILRKTEKSLFKEKISIKQLPQTALETVKSGEVMVIDKTNSKSNVYDTRRMDYIAISEFDKDLKVVKRHIIIGLFTPKALKEQASNIPFLKSKLDRILFEENVVEDSFEYKHMIDIFNTMPKDDLFITPAENLRIILEELLTCETEERIKILTRQTNLVHGVYLVAVLPVKFYSQKNLETFNNYLSETLNTDDIEYRVITQSPRIMRVHYYLIFSRNRKPQIDIEAIEKKLKEIVSSWKDNFRNLLIEKYGTGKASYFVNSYLNSFNDEYISKTTPEEAIFDVEHFESLFEDEKPKADIYTQGENVFFNIYSLNKLPLYEILPKLDNMGLNVLYEDFVNIKVKDKHVYIQRFSIDATGFAKNQRDELFRTIKRNFDAIYSGVVEDDKLNKLTTLAVMDYEYIDVLRLLGNYLMQVNFQIKKASIINVLNKYPEIAKLLVEYFERKFSPLLKNRELEKFHSMVKDAIEKINDIHEYRIVSSLLNIIESTLRTNFYKKSRQYHYISIKIDSSKILTMPSPRPMYEIYVHSAFMEGCHLRGGKVARGGIRWSDRKDDFRLEILGLMKTQMVKNAVIVPVGSKGGFIVKKQAKNRDEWIELGKFAYRTLMRGMLDITDNIDDNNNEVRPTDVVCWDEFDPYLVVAADKGTATFSDIANEISEKEYNFWLKDAFASGGKHGYDHKEIGITARGAWQCVERHFREMGKNVFKDTFSVVGIGDMSGDVFGNGMLYTDKILLKAAFNHIEIFVDPNPDPDVSFKERKRLFDSGLTWKHYNKKLLSKGGFIVDRNAKSIKLTKEAKKFLQTDIDEVSGEELIRLILQADVDLLWNGGIGTYVKASTETNEDVGDRLNDAVRIDATQLRAKIVGEGGNLGLTQKARIEYALRGGRLNTDALDNSAGVDMSDHEVNLKILLSDLMKDGVLKSLDERNKMLKDLTDEVTHRVLTHNYMQSFAVSLDEMRSKDEPDIFFELNNFLQQKGVLHKKDYPFPDRKELSVRISKNIGYTRPELSVMLALNKMFIYDQLLKSRVFSEDTIEQYAVMYFPPTIRKNYADYIVKHRLRNEIAFTFMVNLIINNNGATSLLKIHMLTGQDFPNIMKSMIFSYDVLDILNLRNELFEYENKIPQQDIYRISLDMFNMINDFTINEIYMFRDSVSLDTKKEEEVKKWLEDYYACCVENGLYAAEYQKKTEGLSKLIDEDLAKRIARLYFVDKFIPAYHIARLLGKDIKTATEAIADVEEKFGFGKLMSYINSIHIANEWDRMAQFSIMRNYTLAKITMVIKLIKEFNRDIKAMINSKREFYDEYITDLNTIMGIKSTNLHPAMLLYDKLQRIIG, from the coding sequence ATGGAGATTAGCAGAGAAAAATATGCCGAGGTTGTTAGTTTTCTAAAGGATCAGCTCTTAAAAAAGGGCTTGGTAAAGGATGCGGTAGATGTTTTTATTAACTCCTCTTTGAAATATTCAAAGGTTGAAAGCTTCCTTGAGAAATTCACACTTGATTCACTTAGGGATATCATTGCCGAAAGCATCGATTTTATATTGGTCAGACAGAATAAAGTTAAACTTGATATACAACCAAAACAGATAGGAGAGAAAAAGTACACACAGGTTAAGCTACTGTGCGATAACAATCCATTTGTTGTAGATAGTATTACCTCAATTATTAACAATCTCAATGAATTTTATATAGAGTTTTCTCTGCAGCCGATTTTTGTTGTTGGAAGGGATGAAAACGGCAAGTTGACACAGATTGAATCACCCCATGAAAGCGGCAATAAAGAGCTATATCTGTATTTTCTTTTAGATGCTATTAGTGATATTCAGCAGGATAAACTCAAAGCGGATATCCTTAATGCTGTAGAGGAGAGTTTCTTAGCAGTAGAGGATTTTGAAAATATGGAAAAGCGGGTTAAGGATATAGCAAGAAAGCTCAACGACCCGATTTATCTTAAAAAGATTAGTGAAAAGGAAACAGAAGATATAAAGGAATTTTTGATATGGCTTTTGGACGGCAATTTTATCTTTCTGGGCATCAGAAGCTATAACCTTTATCATGAAAACGACGATATCTTTATTGAGCTTGATAAAAACAGCTGTTTTGGAATTTTAAGAAAAACAGAAAAATCACTTTTTAAAGAAAAGATATCCATAAAACAGCTACCCCAAACTGCTTTAGAAACGGTCAAAAGTGGCGAGGTGATGGTTATTGATAAAACAAATTCAAAAAGCAATGTTTACGACACCCGTCGCATGGATTATATAGCTATATCCGAGTTTGATAAGGATTTAAAGGTAGTAAAAAGACATATAATCATCGGTTTATTTACACCAAAAGCCTTAAAAGAGCAGGCAAGCAATATTCCGTTTTTGAAATCAAAATTGGATAGAATTCTATTTGAAGAGAATGTTGTTGAGGATTCTTTTGAGTATAAGCATATGATTGATATTTTTAACACTATGCCAAAGGATGACCTTTTTATAACACCTGCGGAAAACTTAAGAATTATACTTGAGGAACTTCTCACCTGCGAAACCGAAGAAAGGATAAAAATCTTAACAAGACAGACAAACCTCGTTCACGGCGTCTATTTGGTAGCGGTTTTACCGGTTAAGTTTTATTCGCAGAAAAACCTTGAGACTTTTAATAACTACTTAAGTGAAACATTGAATACTGACGATATAGAATACAGGGTGATAACCCAAAGCCCTCGCATTATGAGGGTGCATTACTATTTGATTTTTTCAAGGAATAGAAAGCCGCAGATAGATATAGAAGCCATAGAGAAGAAACTCAAAGAGATTGTCTCAAGCTGGAAGGATAACTTCAGAAATCTCCTTATAGAAAAATATGGAACAGGAAAGGCTTCCTATTTTGTTAATTCATATCTCAATAGTTTTAATGATGAATATATTTCAAAAACCACTCCAGAGGAAGCTATCTTTGATGTAGAGCACTTTGAGTCTTTATTTGAGGATGAAAAACCCAAGGCTGATATCTATACACAGGGTGAAAATGTTTTTTTCAATATATACTCACTTAACAAATTACCGCTTTATGAGATTCTACCGAAGCTTGACAATATGGGTTTGAATGTGCTTTATGAGGATTTTGTTAACATTAAAGTTAAAGATAAGCATGTCTATATACAAAGGTTTTCTATTGATGCAACGGGATTTGCTAAGAATCAAAGAGATGAGCTGTTTAGAACAATAAAGAGAAACTTTGATGCGATCTATTCTGGAGTAGTTGAAGACGATAAACTTAATAAATTAACAACATTGGCTGTTATGGATTATGAATATATCGATGTGTTGAGGCTACTTGGCAATTATCTGATGCAGGTTAACTTTCAAATCAAGAAAGCCTCGATAATCAATGTTCTAAATAAATACCCTGAGATTGCAAAGCTGCTTGTTGAGTATTTTGAGAGAAAATTTTCTCCTCTGCTTAAAAACAGAGAGCTTGAAAAGTTCCATTCAATGGTTAAGGATGCCATTGAAAAGATCAATGATATTCATGAATATAGAATCGTTAGTTCTCTGTTGAATATTATAGAGAGCACACTAAGGACAAACTTCTATAAAAAAAGCAGGCAGTATCATTACATCTCAATCAAAATCGATTCATCCAAAATTCTTACTATGCCATCGCCCAGACCTATGTATGAAATTTATGTGCATTCAGCATTTATGGAGGGTTGTCATCTACGTGGCGGCAAGGTTGCAAGGGGTGGTATACGCTGGAGCGACAGAAAGGATGATTTCAGGCTTGAGATTTTAGGTTTGATGAAAACGCAGATGGTCAAAAACGCTGTTATAGTGCCTGTGGGCTCAAAAGGCGGATTTATCGTCAAAAAGCAGGCAAAAAACAGAGATGAATGGATAGAATTAGGCAAATTTGCCTACAGAACACTTATGAGAGGTATGCTGGATATAACGGATAACATTGATGATAATAACAACGAAGTCAGGCCAACCGATGTTGTTTGCTGGGATGAGTTTGACCCATATCTTGTTGTTGCAGCAGATAAGGGAACAGCCACATTTTCAGATATTGCAAATGAAATCAGCGAGAAAGAGTATAATTTCTGGCTAAAGGATGCATTTGCAAGCGGCGGTAAACACGGCTATGACCATAAGGAGATAGGTATTACAGCACGGGGTGCATGGCAGTGTGTTGAGCGTCATTTCAGAGAGATGGGTAAAAATGTTTTTAAGGATACCTTTAGCGTGGTTGGCATAGGCGATATGAGTGGTGATGTTTTTGGAAACGGCATGCTATACACCGACAAGATTCTGCTTAAAGCTGCTTTCAACCACATAGAGATCTTTGTTGACCCCAACCCTGACCCCGATGTTTCATTTAAAGAGAGAAAGAGGCTGTTTGATAGTGGTTTAACATGGAAACATTACAACAAGAAACTGCTTTCAAAAGGTGGATTTATTGTTGATAGAAATGCTAAGTCTATAAAACTCACCAAAGAAGCCAAAAAATTTTTGCAGACCGATATAGATGAGGTTTCAGGTGAGGAGTTGATAAGACTTATATTGCAGGCAGATGTGGATCTGTTGTGGAACGGCGGAATCGGCACTTATGTAAAGGCATCCACAGAAACAAACGAAGATGTTGGCGATAGACTTAATGATGCTGTAAGAATAGATGCCACCCAGCTTAGAGCCAAGATTGTAGGTGAAGGTGGAAATTTAGGTTTAACACAGAAGGCACGCATTGAATATGCACTACGCGGTGGAAGACTCAATACAGATGCCCTTGATAATTCAGCTGGTGTTGATATGTCTGACCATGAAGTTAACCTAAAAATTCTATTAAGTGATTTAATGAAAGATGGTGTATTAAAAAGCTTAGATGAACGCAACAAGATGCTTAAGGATTTAACAGATGAGGTTACACACAGGGTGCTAACGCATAACTATATGCAGAGTTTTGCCGTAAGCCTTGATGAAATGAGATCAAAGGATGAGCCTGACATCTTTTTTGAATTAAACAACTTCCTCCAGCAAAAGGGCGTGCTCCATAAGAAGGATTACCCATTCCCCGACAGAAAAGAGCTTTCTGTTAGGATTTCAAAGAATATTGGCTATACAAGACCTGAACTTTCTGTTATGTTAGCTCTGAATAAGATGTTTATATACGATCAGCTACTTAAAAGCAGGGTATTTAGTGAGGATACTATTGAACAGTATGCTGTTATGTATTTCCCTCCAACTATTAGGAAGAATTATGCAGACTACATCGTAAAACACAGATTGAGAAACGAGATAGCGTTTACATTTATGGTGAATTTGATTATCAACAACAACGGTGCAACAAGTCTTTTAAAGATCCATATGCTTACGGGTCAGGATTTTCCAAATATTATGAAATCGATGATTTTCTCATACGATGTTTTGGATATCCTGAATTTAAGAAACGAGCTGTTTGAGTATGAGAATAAAATCCCTCAGCAGGACATATATCGCATCTCGTTGGATATGTTTAATATGATTAACGATTTCACGATTAACGAGATCTATATGTTTAGGGATAGCGTATCGCTTGACACAAAAAAGGAGGAAGAGGTTAAAAAGTGGCTTGAGGATTACTACGCCTGCTGTGTGGAAAATGGATTATATGCGGCTGAATACCAGAAGAAAACAGAAGGGCTATCAAAACTTATAGATGAAGATCTAGCAAAGAGGATCGCTCGTCTCTATTTTGTAGATAAATTTATACCTGCTTATCACATAGCTCGCCTTTTGGGTAAGGATATAAAAACAGCAACAGAAGCTATAGCAGATGTTGAGGAGAAGTTTGGCTTTGGTAAGCTTATGAGTTATATCAATTCTATACATATTGCCAATGAATGGGATAGAATGGCTCAATTTTCTATTATGAGAAACTATACACTTGCCAAGATAACAATGGTTATTAAGCTGATTAAGGAGTTTAATCGTGATATAAAGGCTATGATTAATTCCAAGAGAGAGTTCTACGATGAGTATATTACGGATTTAAATACGATAATGGGTATTAAATCAACAAACCTTCATCCTGCAATGCTGCTTTATGATAAGTTGCAAAGAATAATTGGATAA
- a CDS encoding MogA/MoaB family molybdenum cofactor biosynthesis protein: MSEYRFALLVMSDSKSKNPQEDRVAPVVEDVIKTIGGRLIKFEIIPDEKELIKKKLVEFSQDDVDVVLTSGGTGLYPRDVTPQATKEVLDYEIPAIPQAILINALQKTKRAMLSRMVAGVRGDVLIINLPGSPKAVKEDLEYIIDVLDHAIDKLKGDATPCG, encoded by the coding sequence ATGTCAGAATATAGATTTGCATTACTTGTTATGAGTGATTCAAAATCAAAGAATCCGCAAGAAGATAGGGTTGCTCCTGTTGTTGAGGATGTTATTAAAACAATAGGTGGCAGGCTGATAAAGTTTGAGATTATTCCTGATGAAAAGGAGCTTATAAAGAAAAAACTGGTTGAATTTTCACAGGATGATGTGGATGTTGTTCTAACAAGTGGTGGAACAGGCTTGTATCCACGAGATGTTACACCTCAGGCAACAAAGGAAGTTTTAGATTATGAAATCCCAGCAATTCCTCAGGCGATACTTATCAATGCATTGCAAAAAACCAAAAGAGCAATGCTTTCAAGAATGGTGGCAGGTGTAAGGGGTGATGTTTTGATTATAAATCTGCCGGGTTCGCCAAAGGCAGTAAAAGAGGATCTTGAATATATAATTGATGTTTTAGATCACGCTATAGATAAACTAAAGGGCGATGCAACGCCCTGTGGTTAA
- the hisF gene encoding imidazole glycerol phosphate synthase subunit HisF, which produces MLAKRIIPCLDVNKGRVVKGINFVELRDAGDPVQQAVVYDKQGADELVFLDITATYEERKTIIDVVEKTASVVFMPLTVGGGIRGIDDIRALLKAGADKVSINSAAVKNPDIINESSKIFGSQCIVVAIDAKRTKNGFEVFIKGGREPTGIDAIEWAKEVQQRGAGEILLTSIDADGTKDGFDIELLKAVSTAVEIPVIASGGAGKPKHFLDVFKQTEVEAALAASIFHFGEYSIEEVKAFLINGGINVRI; this is translated from the coding sequence ATGTTAGCCAAAAGGATTATACCATGTCTGGATGTTAATAAAGGCAGGGTTGTTAAAGGAATCAATTTTGTTGAGTTGAGAGATGCAGGAGATCCTGTCCAGCAGGCTGTTGTTTATGATAAACAGGGTGCAGATGAGCTTGTCTTTTTAGATATAACAGCCACTTATGAGGAGCGCAAAACCATTATAGATGTTGTTGAAAAAACCGCCTCTGTGGTTTTTATGCCTCTGACGGTGGGTGGTGGCATAAGAGGCATAGATGATATAAGGGCTTTGCTTAAGGCTGGAGCTGATAAGGTATCTATAAATTCAGCTGCCGTAAAAAATCCCGATATAATCAATGAATCCAGCAAGATATTTGGATCTCAATGTATTGTGGTTGCAATAGACGCAAAAAGAACCAAAAACGGCTTTGAGGTATTTATAAAAGGAGGCAGAGAGCCTACAGGTATCGATGCAATTGAGTGGGCAAAAGAGGTTCAGCAAAGGGGAGCAGGAGAGATTCTTTTAACAAGCATAGACGCAGATGGCACCAAAGACGGTTTTGATATAGAACTACTAAAGGCTGTATCAACTGCTGTTGAAATTCCTGTTATTGCAAGTGGTGGTGCTGGCAAACCCAAACACTTCTTGGATGTGTTTAAACAAACTGAGGTTGAGGCTGCATTGGCTGCATCTATTTTTCATTTTGGTGAGTATTCTATAGAAGAGGTAAAGGCATTTCTGATAAATGGAGGCATTAATGTCAGAATATAG
- a CDS encoding NRDE family protein translates to MCVYGFYIKPKAGINLIVIGNRDEELSRKFKPLQIQKDKGILRGIDLKEGGSWIGVDTDGKIAFLTNYRDPSKVNDKALSRGLIIKKFFESKNIKLYICWLFNNAHRFNGFNLIFGKNDTLFYFSNITYQLTRLSKGLYSLSNAFLNSNWSKCIKIKQIVKDIVQAKVSKKEVFLKLKDTTKTTHNLPNTGIGFEKEVLLSPLFIQLPFYGTTTSYYITIKNNDFIEVAEMVHKENKYRVFKLKKNKIYYRRSVITIGS, encoded by the coding sequence ATGTGTGTTTACGGCTTCTATATTAAACCAAAAGCAGGTATAAATCTCATAGTAATAGGCAATCGAGATGAAGAGCTATCAAGAAAATTTAAACCACTTCAAATTCAAAAAGACAAGGGTATTTTAAGAGGCATTGATTTGAAAGAAGGAGGAAGCTGGATTGGTGTAGATACAGACGGTAAAATAGCATTTCTGACAAATTACAGAGACCCATCGAAAGTTAATGATAAAGCACTCTCACGAGGTTTGATTATAAAAAAATTTTTTGAGAGCAAAAATATAAAATTATATATTTGTTGGCTTTTCAATAATGCCCATAGATTTAATGGTTTTAACCTGATTTTTGGCAAAAACGATACATTATTTTATTTTTCAAATATAACCTATCAACTCACTCGGCTTTCAAAAGGCTTATACTCCTTAAGCAATGCTTTTCTAAACTCCAACTGGTCAAAATGTATAAAGATAAAACAAATTGTTAAAGATATCGTGCAAGCAAAAGTTTCAAAGAAAGAAGTGTTTTTAAAACTCAAAGATACAACAAAAACCACACATAATTTGCCCAACACCGGTATAGGATTTGAAAAAGAGGTTTTACTCTCACCCTTATTTATACAGTTGCCGTTTTATGGGACGACTACATCTTATTACATTACAATAAAAAACAACGATTTTATTGAAGTTGCAGAGATGGTGCATAAAGAGAATAAATACAGAGTTTTTAAATTAAAGAAAAACAAAATTTACTACAGAAGGAGCGTGATAACCATTGGATCTTGA
- a CDS encoding N-glycosylase/DNA lyase gives MDLDLIKNTLKQIKDKIEQKKLEFQQTFNSPHKVFKELVFCLLTPQSKAEKAWDIVEYLDQNGLLYSADKDLLAEVFKNVRFRFHKAEYVVLAQKQFIKNNTPTIKELIEQFKNPIQCRNFLVKNVKGMGYKEASHFLRNIYIGNNLAILDRHILRSLNELGVVEKIPSSLSAKKYLEIEQKLVNYCKSIDIEPFYFDFILWQINTGRIFK, from the coding sequence TTGGATCTTGATTTAATCAAAAACACACTCAAGCAGATAAAAGACAAAATAGAACAAAAGAAGTTAGAATTTCAACAAACCTTTAACAGTCCACATAAGGTTTTTAAAGAACTTGTTTTTTGCCTTTTAACACCTCAATCAAAGGCAGAAAAAGCATGGGATATAGTTGAATATTTAGATCAAAATGGGCTTTTGTATAGTGCAGATAAGGATCTGCTTGCAGAGGTTTTCAAAAATGTGCGTTTCAGGTTTCACAAAGCTGAATATGTTGTTCTGGCTCAAAAACAGTTTATTAAAAACAATACACCAACAATAAAAGAATTAATAGAGCAGTTTAAAAACCCGATTCAGTGTCGTAATTTTTTAGTTAAAAATGTTAAGGGTATGGGCTACAAAGAGGCAAGCCACTTTTTAAGAAACATCTATATAGGCAACAACCTTGCCATTCTTGACAGGCATATTTTAAGAAGTTTGAATGAACTTGGCGTTGTAGAAAAAATACCCTCAAGCCTGTCAGCCAAAAAATATTTAGAAATAGAGCAAAAGCTTGTTAACTATTGCAAGTCAATAGATATAGAGCCGTTTTATTTTGATTTTATTCTCTGGCAGATCAATACAGGTAGAATTTTTAAATAA
- the rsgA gene encoding ribosome small subunit-dependent GTPase A encodes MEEGVVVERSGQKIGVLLKESRDVLRAIPLGKIRKTTKIYAGDNVKGFVDETGVFVIEEVEERRNLLKRPPVANVDRVVVVACVGNPPFNHFFYDGLLAVYDYLGFDVIVVFNKIDELSSESLKKFYQLRDIYQNAGYEVFGVSAETKEGVDELKGYLDGFISVFAGPSGVGKSSIVSSLTGESLKTGGVSRKTRRGRHTTTAVKLIEFDRGFIADTPGFSHVDINAFIPSDKIRLHFREFLRYQCRFSDCKHINESGCGVKEALKNGKISCLRYKSYLKAMGAFVDWLNEVC; translated from the coding sequence ATGGAAGAAGGGGTTGTTGTTGAAAGGTCGGGTCAGAAGATAGGTGTGTTGCTCAAAGAAAGTAGAGATGTTTTACGAGCTATTCCTCTTGGTAAGATAAGAAAAACAACAAAGATTTATGCCGGTGATAATGTTAAGGGTTTTGTTGATGAAACAGGAGTGTTTGTTATCGAGGAGGTTGAAGAACGCAGGAATCTTCTCAAAAGACCACCTGTTGCCAATGTTGATAGAGTGGTTGTTGTGGCTTGTGTGGGTAATCCACCTTTTAATCATTTTTTTTACGATGGTTTGTTAGCCGTTTATGATTATCTTGGATTTGATGTTATTGTTGTGTTTAATAAGATCGATGAACTGTCTTCTGAAAGTTTAAAAAAATTTTATCAGCTGAGAGATATTTACCAAAATGCCGGTTATGAGGTGTTTGGAGTAAGTGCAGAAACAAAAGAGGGGGTTGATGAGTTAAAAGGCTATTTAGATGGTTTTATTAGCGTTTTTGCCGGTCCTTCAGGTGTAGGCAAAAGCTCAATAGTTTCTTCCTTAACCGGTGAAAGTTTGAAAACCGGAGGAGTCAGTAGAAAAACAAGGCGAGGCAGGCATACCACAACAGCTGTAAAACTGATAGAGTTTGATAGAGGTTTTATAGCCGATACACCCGGATTTTCGCATGTTGATATAAATGCGTTTATTCCTTCTGATAAAATCAGACTGCATTTTAGGGAGTTTTTGAGATATCAATGTAGATTTTCTGATTGTAAACATATAAATGAGAGCGGGTGTGGCGTTAAAGAGGCCTTAAAAAACGGCAAAATTAGTTGCTTAAGATACAAAAGCTATTTAAAGGCCATGGGTGCTTTTGTTGACTGGCTTAATGAGGTGTGCTGA
- a CDS encoding MBL fold metallo-hydrolase has product MEIRITILAENSVLVPFDVIGEHGFAAYIETPQGNFLFDTGQGKALINNAMALKKDLSSIDFLYISHGHYDHTGGMADLLKVKSPLDVYAHPDIFKPRFWFKDNIKKYIGIQFSKDYLQSLGANFIFKREFFEIKKGVYSSGEVERTSAFEKIDKEMKTPDKDGNLIQDEIWDDFSMAIETSKGLVVILGCAHAGIVNILNHFIKKTNQKEIYAVLGGTHLGFATKDQINETLKVIDQYNIQKLGASHCTGLRISAELYAKLKDRFFFAGVGATLEV; this is encoded by the coding sequence ATGGAGATAAGGATTACAATTTTAGCAGAAAACAGTGTACTTGTGCCGTTTGATGTTATTGGTGAGCATGGTTTTGCTGCCTATATTGAAACGCCTCAGGGCAATTTCCTATTTGATACAGGACAGGGCAAAGCCTTAATAAACAACGCAATGGCTCTAAAAAAAGACCTGTCAAGTATAGATTTTCTATACATATCTCATGGACACTATGACCACACTGGCGGTATGGCAGACCTTTTAAAAGTCAAATCTCCGCTTGATGTTTATGCTCATCCGGATATATTTAAACCCCGCTTCTGGTTTAAGGATAATATCAAAAAATATATTGGTATTCAGTTTAGCAAAGATTACCTGCAAAGCCTGGGTGCAAATTTCATCTTCAAAAGAGAGTTTTTTGAGATAAAAAAAGGCGTTTATTCATCCGGTGAGGTGGAAAGAACCTCTGCTTTTGAAAAAATCGATAAAGAAATGAAAACGCCAGACAAAGACGGCAACCTTATTCAGGATGAAATATGGGATGATTTTTCGATGGCAATAGAAACTTCAAAAGGGCTTGTTGTGATTTTAGGCTGTGCTCATGCAGGCATCGTTAATATCCTCAACCACTTCATCAAAAAAACTAATCAAAAAGAGATTTACGCTGTTTTAGGTGGCACACACCTTGGTTTTGCAACAAAAGATCAAATAAACGAAACTCTTAAGGTTATCGATCAATACAACATACAGAAATTAGGCGCATCGCACTGCACGGGTTTAAGAATTTCAGCTGAGCTTTATGCAAAGCTTAAAGATAGATTTTTCTTTGCAGGCGTTGGTGCAACGCTGGAGGTTTAA
- a CDS encoding adenine deaminase encodes MDLAINNALVADYENLTFRQASVGIQNGKIKTVSQTPIDADVVIDADGNYLSVGLIDCHCHIESSYMLPEEFGRTIATFGTLFAVADCHEIANVKGIKGVEFFIENAKRSPALIKFSIPSCVPATEFGTSGGSITPEDVSVLINNDRVVGLGELMNVPGVVGGDPKFKEMIKIAKQAGKRVDGHAPMLDLETLKKYKAAGVDNDHESYSYDELKQKIELGFFVFLREGSAEHLEDKAYSILEEYPDNAAFCSDDKTVEDIFRFGHMNYNLKRAISLGVKPIIALKAASYNGLKHYGFNEFLKIEKGYRANLVLFDKNFDVVNVIVNGKLLKEDSTKPVVDEQFYHTINIKTPIETPEIAIENLSIGIKNGSLITDKIETDDEIYDLETDTLKLAVFERYGHNNKAACKIRGFGLKKGALASSVAHDCHNIVAVGTSDEAIKVAVETVVKAGGGQAVYDGKKTYILKLPVGGIVSDKKADEILKEEKIIKEKAQELGCNLSSPFGMLSFMALEVIPHLKLTDKGLFDVDRFEFVK; translated from the coding sequence ATGGATCTTGCGATAAATAATGCGCTTGTAGCAGACTATGAAAACCTAACATTCAGGCAAGCATCTGTAGGCATACAAAACGGCAAAATAAAAACAGTTTCACAAACACCGATTGATGCAGATGTGGTTATCGATGCAGATGGAAACTATTTAAGCGTGGGGCTTATCGACTGCCACTGCCATATCGAAAGCAGCTATATGCTGCCTGAGGAGTTTGGTAGAACTATAGCAACATTTGGCACGCTGTTTGCCGTTGCAGACTGCCACGAAATCGCCAATGTTAAAGGAATCAAAGGTGTTGAATTTTTTATAGAAAACGCCAAACGCTCACCTGCATTGATAAAATTCAGCATCCCATCCTGCGTGCCAGCCACAGAGTTTGGAACAAGCGGTGGTTCAATCACACCTGAGGATGTATCAGTCCTCATAAACAACGATAGGGTCGTTGGTCTTGGAGAGTTGATGAATGTGCCAGGTGTTGTTGGTGGCGACCCAAAATTCAAAGAAATGATAAAGATAGCCAAACAGGCAGGCAAACGTGTTGATGGACATGCCCCCATGCTCGATTTAGAAACTCTTAAAAAATACAAAGCTGCCGGTGTTGATAACGACCATGAAAGCTATAGCTACGATGAGCTAAAACAAAAAATAGAGCTGGGTTTTTTTGTGTTTTTAAGAGAGGGCTCAGCAGAGCATCTTGAGGATAAAGCATACTCAATTTTAGAAGAATATCCCGACAATGCAGCCTTTTGCAGCGATGATAAAACCGTTGAGGATATATTTAGATTTGGACATATGAACTACAACCTAAAAAGGGCTATATCATTGGGTGTTAAGCCTATTATTGCACTTAAGGCAGCAAGCTACAACGGCCTTAAGCATTACGGTTTTAATGAATTCTTAAAAATAGAGAAAGGCTATAGGGCTAATTTAGTGCTGTTTGACAAAAACTTTGATGTTGTTAATGTTATCGTAAACGGAAAGCTTTTAAAAGAGGACAGCACAAAGCCAGTAGTCGATGAGCAATTCTACCACACAATAAACATAAAAACACCTATAGAAACACCAGAAATAGCCATAGAAAACCTATCGATTGGCATCAAAAACGGCTCTTTAATTACAGATAAGATTGAAACAGATGATGAGATTTACGATTTAGAAACAGATACACTCAAGCTTGCTGTTTTTGAAAGGTATGGACACAACAACAAAGCTGCTTGCAAAATCAGAGGGTTTGGTTTAAAAAAAGGAGCGTTAGCCTCATCTGTTGCCCATGACTGCCACAACATTGTTGCAGTTGGCACAAGCGATGAGGCAATAAAAGTGGCTGTAGAGACTGTAGTTAAAGCAGGAGGAGGGCAGGCAGTCTACGATGGCAAAAAAACCTACATATTGAAACTGCCTGTGGGCGGTATTGTTTCGGATAAAAAGGCAGATGAAATTTTAAAGGAAGAAAAAATCATAAAAGAGAAGGCACAAGAACTTGGATGCAACCTCTCAAGTCCGTTTGGCATGCTTTCGTTTATGGCGCTTGAGGTGATTCCTCATCTAAAACTAACCGATAAAGGTCTGTTTGATGTGGACAGGTTTGAGTTTGTAAAATGA